A region of Streptomyces sp. NBC_01750 DNA encodes the following proteins:
- a CDS encoding transaldolase family protein produces MLTDLVNEGVSVWLDGASRRSLADGTLSQRMTDAHVTGAVLSLRELGREVRDGTAYREQIDMLGTQGVTADEAVRALLFYDARWACDVLRPSFTATQGADGWVCAELDPRFADDARASVAEARAVALAVNRPNLLIAVPSTPAGMTVISDCVAEGIGVNARHIYSVRCYGEVIEAYFEGLERALTAGRAVTAFASVASFEAARMEAAVDLCLNGREPAVAAPLRGRSALALARAAYHLYEERLGSGRWRKLRAAGARPQRLVWPGADAPDPATTVRQVEELVAWSTVHAMSQPTLDAVARLGRLRGDTLSGESRASDELLTGLRLQDVSVDRTAVELARSELRGSVRDRLELADSVRDTWRRTHG; encoded by the coding sequence ATGCTGACGGATCTGGTCAATGAGGGAGTGTCCGTCTGGCTGGACGGTGCGAGCCGCCGGTCTCTCGCGGACGGAACCCTGAGCCAGCGGATGACAGATGCACATGTCACCGGAGCCGTACTGTCCCTGCGCGAGCTGGGGCGCGAAGTGCGCGACGGCACCGCGTACCGGGAGCAGATCGACATGCTCGGCACCCAGGGCGTCACCGCGGACGAAGCCGTGCGGGCACTGCTTTTCTACGATGCCCGCTGGGCCTGCGACGTGCTGCGGCCGAGCTTCACGGCGACACAGGGCGCCGATGGCTGGGTGTGCGCGGAGCTGGATCCCCGGTTCGCCGACGATGCCCGCGCCTCGGTCGCCGAGGCGCGCGCCGTCGCACTCGCCGTAAACCGGCCCAATCTGCTGATTGCCGTGCCCAGCACTCCCGCGGGCATGACGGTGATCAGCGACTGCGTGGCCGAGGGAATCGGTGTGAACGCCCGTCACATCTATTCGGTGCGGTGCTACGGAGAAGTGATCGAGGCGTACTTCGAGGGCCTGGAACGGGCGCTCACCGCCGGACGTGCCGTCACCGCCTTTGCCTCGGTGGCCTCCTTCGAGGCCGCCCGGATGGAAGCAGCGGTGGACCTGTGCCTGAACGGGAGGGAGCCCGCCGTTGCCGCGCCGCTGCGCGGCCGGTCGGCGCTAGCCCTCGCCCGAGCGGCCTACCACCTTTACGAGGAACGGCTCGGCTCCGGCCGCTGGCGGAAGCTGCGGGCCGCCGGGGCCCGCCCGCAGCGCCTGGTCTGGCCCGGAGCCGACGCGCCGGATCCCGCGACGACGGTCCGTCAGGTCGAGGAACTGGTGGCCTGGAGCACCGTCCACGCGATGTCACAGCCCACCCTTGACGCTGTGGCCCGGCTGGGCCGACTGCGGGGTGACACGCTTTCGGGGGAGTCCAGGGCTTCGGACGAGCTGTTGACGGGCCTGCGGCTCCAGGATGTCAGCGTCGACCGGACCGCCGTGGAGCTGGCTCGCTCGGAGCTCCGGGGGAGCGTACGCGATCGCCTGGAGCTCGCCGACTCGGTACGGGACACATGGCGCCGCACGCACGGCTGA
- the pabB gene encoding aminodeoxychorismate synthase component I produces the protein MRTLLVDNHDSFTYNLFDYLAQISGHEPTVVRNDEAHWRTCHLADFDRVVISPGPGNPARPADFGICQDIIRSTKVPLLGVCLGHQGIALASGGHVTLAPEPCHGRISPVLHTGTGIFAGLPSPFKAIRYHSLAVTRLPDELEATAWTYDGVVMGIRHRNRPLHGVQFHPESIGTEYGMQLLRNFLELRQEAPTWASDARADSPRQAVGHPGNSSAPMRQRPAEQRRLKVCVERLRTRWSDEIAFERLYGAGSHSFWLDSSRTDGVLGRFSLMGDASGPLARVATADMLSSTIQVRSRTGTEIVTGEFLDWLDADLRGTATQVPELPFDFALGWVGYLGYELKPAPGGGLTHRSEEPDAAMIFADRAVVFDHREGVTYLLALADEGTGLAGHEVAAKDTARSWLTRTASRLDALAGLVPNPDPAPPAVGARVELRHDRQAYLNLIDSCQDEITTGESYEICLTNMAEARVDLDPWQSYRYLRHVAPAPFAALLRFDELSVLSSSPERFLRVGSDGTAESRPIKGTRPRGETPAHDAALVEELRTDEKERAENLMIVDLVRNDLGRCAEVGSVVADDIFRVETFTTVHQLVSTVTATLRRDSGAVGCVRSAFPGGSMTGAPKERTMRIIDRLEGGPRGVYSGAIGYFSLTGAADLSIAIRTAVITPGRVRYGIGGAITALSDAEAEFEETAVKAEPLLALTGGAFPGRKPATAVSRSTPGR, from the coding sequence ATGCGTACGCTACTGGTCGACAATCACGACTCGTTCACCTACAACCTGTTCGACTATCTGGCCCAAATTTCCGGTCATGAGCCGACTGTCGTCCGGAATGACGAAGCGCACTGGCGCACCTGCCATCTTGCGGATTTCGATCGGGTGGTCATCTCACCAGGACCGGGAAACCCCGCACGCCCGGCGGACTTTGGAATCTGCCAGGACATCATCCGTTCCACGAAGGTCCCGCTGCTCGGCGTGTGTCTCGGCCATCAGGGAATTGCCCTGGCGAGCGGGGGCCATGTGACCTTGGCGCCCGAACCGTGCCATGGCCGTATCTCGCCCGTGCTGCACACGGGAACGGGCATTTTCGCGGGCCTCCCGTCCCCCTTCAAAGCCATTCGATACCACTCCCTGGCCGTCACCCGTCTTCCTGATGAACTGGAAGCGACAGCTTGGACCTACGACGGCGTCGTGATGGGAATACGGCACCGGAACCGCCCGCTGCACGGCGTGCAATTCCATCCGGAGTCGATCGGCACGGAATACGGCATGCAACTCCTCAGGAATTTCTTGGAGTTGCGCCAAGAAGCGCCGACGTGGGCGTCCGACGCCCGGGCCGATTCTCCGCGGCAGGCCGTCGGTCATCCCGGGAACAGCTCTGCGCCCATGCGACAACGACCTGCGGAGCAGCGTCGGTTGAAGGTCTGTGTGGAACGGTTGCGCACCCGCTGGAGCGATGAGATCGCCTTCGAGCGCCTGTACGGAGCGGGCTCGCACTCCTTCTGGCTCGACAGCAGCAGGACCGACGGCGTCCTCGGCCGCTTCTCCCTCATGGGTGACGCCTCCGGTCCCCTCGCCCGCGTCGCCACGGCGGACATGTTGAGCAGCACGATCCAGGTCAGGTCGCGCACAGGTACGGAGATCGTCACCGGCGAGTTCCTGGACTGGCTCGACGCGGACCTGCGAGGCACGGCCACTCAGGTACCGGAACTGCCCTTCGACTTCGCGCTCGGCTGGGTCGGCTATCTGGGGTACGAGTTGAAGCCGGCGCCCGGAGGGGGCCTGACACACCGCTCGGAGGAGCCGGATGCGGCGATGATTTTCGCCGACCGTGCCGTGGTCTTCGACCACCGGGAAGGAGTGACGTATCTCCTCGCCCTTGCGGACGAAGGCACGGGCCTTGCCGGGCACGAGGTAGCGGCCAAGGACACGGCGCGGTCCTGGCTGACCCGGACAGCGAGCCGGCTCGACGCCCTGGCGGGCTTGGTGCCGAACCCCGATCCCGCCCCGCCGGCCGTCGGTGCACGGGTGGAGCTGCGGCACGACCGTCAGGCGTATCTGAACCTCATCGACTCCTGCCAGGACGAGATCACGACCGGTGAGTCGTACGAGATCTGCCTCACCAACATGGCGGAGGCGCGGGTGGATCTGGATCCGTGGCAGAGCTACCGGTACCTGCGCCATGTCGCTCCGGCCCCGTTCGCGGCACTGCTGCGGTTCGACGAGCTGTCGGTGCTGAGCAGTTCGCCGGAGCGCTTCCTGCGGGTCGGTTCCGACGGCACCGCCGAGTCCCGGCCGATCAAGGGGACCAGGCCGCGCGGGGAGACACCCGCACACGACGCCGCTCTGGTGGAGGAACTTCGCACGGACGAGAAGGAGCGCGCGGAGAACCTGATGATCGTCGATCTGGTCCGCAACGATCTGGGCCGGTGCGCGGAGGTCGGGTCTGTCGTGGCCGACGACATCTTCCGCGTCGAGACGTTCACGACCGTCCACCAACTGGTCAGCACCGTCACCGCGACCCTGCGCCGCGACAGCGGTGCCGTCGGCTGCGTGCGCTCCGCGTTCCCGGGCGGCTCCATGACCGGAGCGCCCAAGGAGCGGACCATGCGGATCATCGACCGGCTCGAAGGAGGCCCCCGGGGTGTCTACTCGGGAGCGATCGGCTACTTCTCCCTCACCGGAGCCGCCGACCTGAGCATCGCCATCCGTACAGCCGTCATCACCCCCGGCCGCGTACGGTACGGAATCGGCGGAGCCATCACCGCGCTCTCGGACGCGGAGGCCGAGTTCGAGGAGACGGCCGTCAAGGCGGAACCGCTGCTCGCGCTGACCGGAGGCGCCTTCCCAGGGCGCAAGCCGGCCACGGCGGTCTCCAGGAGCACGCCCGGGCGCTGA
- a CDS encoding carbohydrate kinase family protein, translating into MRLAITGSIATDHLATFPGRFADQLIPDQLSHISLSFLVDDLEVRRGGVAANIAFGLGLLGLTPYLVGAVGPDFDEYRIWLKEHGVDTEHVRVSSRSRTARFMCTTDQDQNQIASFYAGAMAEAAQIDLSVISGRTGGVDLVLVAPNTPEAMIRHRRQCEELGVPFAADPSQQLARLTRDEVRLLVTGALWLFTNDYEAALLSELSGWTREEILSRVGAWITTRGADGVTLATADGTEESFPAVPSAAVADPTGVGDAFRAGFLAGTSWGLAVDVAIPLGCAMATRALETVGSQQYTVSPTDLLTRIADTYGGQVGARLAPYLELSP; encoded by the coding sequence CTGATACCCGATCAGCTCTCCCACATTTCTCTCTCCTTCCTCGTCGACGACCTGGAGGTCCGGCGTGGTGGAGTCGCCGCGAACATCGCTTTCGGACTCGGCCTGCTGGGGCTGACCCCGTATCTGGTCGGTGCGGTCGGACCGGACTTCGACGAGTATCGGATCTGGCTCAAGGAACACGGTGTCGACACCGAGCACGTGCGGGTGTCCAGCCGGTCGCGGACCGCGCGCTTCATGTGCACCACTGATCAGGACCAGAATCAGATCGCCTCTTTCTACGCCGGGGCGATGGCAGAGGCTGCGCAGATCGATCTCTCCGTCATCTCCGGGCGGACGGGTGGGGTGGATCTTGTGCTGGTCGCCCCCAACACTCCTGAAGCCATGATCCGGCATAGGCGGCAGTGCGAGGAGTTGGGCGTGCCCTTCGCGGCCGATCCCTCTCAGCAGCTCGCCCGGCTGACCCGCGACGAGGTGCGACTGCTCGTCACCGGCGCGCTGTGGTTGTTCACCAACGACTACGAAGCCGCGCTCCTATCGGAACTCAGCGGCTGGACGCGGGAAGAGATTCTCTCCCGGGTGGGTGCGTGGATCACCACGCGGGGCGCCGACGGAGTCACCCTCGCGACCGCCGACGGTACGGAGGAGTCCTTCCCCGCCGTGCCGTCGGCGGCCGTTGCGGACCCCACCGGGGTCGGCGACGCCTTCAGAGCCGGCTTCCTCGCCGGTACGAGCTGGGGGCTCGCGGTCGACGTGGCGATCCCGCTGGGCTGCGCCATGGCCACCAGGGCGTTGGAAACCGTGGGTTCGCAGCAGTACACCGTTTCGCCGACGGACCTGCTGACGCGCATCGCTGACACGTACGGCGGCCAGGTGGGTGCCCGGCTCGCCCCGTATCTGGAGCTGTCACCGTGA